In Rickettsia endosymbiont of Gonocerus acuteangulatus, the following are encoded in one genomic region:
- the istB gene encoding IS21-like element helper ATPase IstB has protein sequence MHDSATLPILLKELGLLTILETWENFLEKAQIEGWSYNKLFSILLEQEVETRHRKKVQAYLRKSHLPPGKSLTTFDFSQVQPLNKAKIEELAFNTAWIKRSENLLIFGPSGVGKSHLAAAIGYALVEKHVKVLFISTTKLVQLLQAARKEYRLPNELTKLDKYDVIILDDIGYVRKDEGETHVLFELIAQRYESGSMIVTANQPFSQWDSIFTTNSMTVAAIDRLIHHATILEIQSDSYRRKSALLKQVEDNK, from the coding sequence ATGCATGATTCTGCAACTTTACCAATTCTTCTAAAAGAATTAGGATTATTGACTATACTTGAGACATGGGAAAACTTTTTAGAGAAGGCACAAATTGAAGGATGGAGTTATAATAAACTGTTTTCTATTCTTTTAGAACAGGAGGTAGAGACACGTCATAGGAAAAAAGTACAAGCTTATCTTAGGAAATCACACTTACCACCTGGTAAATCTTTAACCACTTTTGATTTTAGTCAAGTACAGCCACTGAATAAAGCTAAGATAGAGGAATTAGCTTTTAATACTGCCTGGATAAAGAGATCAGAAAATCTTTTAATCTTCGGTCCGTCTGGAGTAGGCAAAAGTCACTTAGCGGCTGCAATAGGATATGCTTTAGTGGAGAAACATGTTAAGGTATTATTTATATCTACTACTAAACTAGTACAGCTTTTACAAGCTGCACGTAAAGAGTATAGATTACCAAATGAACTGACCAAATTAGATAAGTATGATGTTATTATCCTTGATGATATTGGTTATGTACGTAAAGATGAAGGAGAAACACATGTATTGTTTGAGTTGATTGCTCAACGATATGAATCTGGTAGTATGATTGTAACTGCTAACCAACCTTTTAGTCAGTGGGATAGCATTTTTACTACTAATTCTATGACTGTAGCAGCGATTGATAGGCTCATTCATCATGCTACAATTTTAGAAATTCAATCAGATAGTTATAGAAGAAAAAGTGCATTACTAAAACAAGTAGAGGATAATAAATAG